In [Chlorobium] sp. 445, the genomic window AGCGCTAGCAAATGCAAGTCCGCCGCCTGAACCAATGAACATAATGAGGTCGCCGCGCTTGACCTTGCCTTTTTCTAAGGCATCGCAGAACGCCATAGGAATGCAAGCAGAGCCAGTGTAGCCATATCTGTCCATGATTGTGTGGGCGCGCTCGCGCGGTACATTCAAATTATCCAGAGTTTGCCAAATGCTATTGATGTTGATTTGTGTGAAAAAGTATTGCGCAAAATCAGTTGGCTGCAAGTTGAGTCGCGCCGCAAGTGAGCGAGCCATCTTCGTCCAAACTTCTGCGTTAAGTTCTTTCGGAAATTTTCTCACGAATTTGAGCAGATGATCTTTGTTAGAAAGCGCTCGGTCTGAAATGGGCTCGTGCGTACCGCCAGCATAAATCCCCATCCAGTCGTGGTATTGCCCTTCGGTGAGCAGTTCGCTTGCAAGAAAGCCGCGCGTAGAATTTTTCTCGGCTGTAAGAATTGCAGCGCCTGCACCATCTGCAAAAAGCGTAACGGTTTTTTTATCCTTCATATCCAAATACTTGCTCATAGCGTAGGCGCCGACAACAAGAATGTGCTGATAGCGTTCGTCAGAACGAATGTATTTGGAAGCAACATCGAGCGCAGTAACAAAACCTGCGCATGCGGTGTTAATGTCGAAAGTGCCCGCGCGTTTTGCGCCTAAACGGTGTTGAACCACTG contains:
- a CDS encoding 3-ketoacyl-ACP synthase → MQNAIIAATGMYAPERIIANAYFNELLGEDVDTWLVENLTIRERRWCKDDESTADLVEHAARAALANASLQPSELDLIIVATDTPEYISPSTASVVQHRLGAKRAGTFDINTACAGFVTALDVASKYIRSDERYQHILVVGAYAMSKYLDMKDKKTVTLFADGAGAAILTAEKNSTRGFLASELLTEGQYHDWMGIYAGGTHEPISDRALSNKDHLLKFVRKFPKELNAEVWTKMARSLAARLNLQPTDFAQYFFTQININSIWQTLDNLNVPRERAHTIMDRYGYTGSACIPMAFCDALEKGKVKRGDLIMFIGSGGGLAFASAAFKF